The following are encoded together in the Mesoterricola sediminis genome:
- a CDS encoding acyl-CoA thioesterase, producing MPFSLPIDVRFSDVDALGHVNHAMFIVYLEHARTRWWAGYLDGRPFSEEGFYIAHVEMDYRKPIHLGDAVQVEVRCVHVGNTSFTLAYRVTRGGDRVVLAEGQTVQVMVDLATGRPRPIRPQTQAWLQSQV from the coding sequence ATGCCCTTTTCCCTGCCCATCGATGTCCGGTTTTCCGACGTGGACGCCCTGGGGCACGTGAACCACGCGATGTTCATCGTCTACCTGGAGCACGCCCGCACCCGCTGGTGGGCGGGGTACCTGGATGGGCGGCCCTTCTCCGAGGAAGGCTTCTACATCGCCCATGTGGAGATGGACTACCGCAAGCCCATCCACCTCGGCGACGCGGTCCAGGTGGAGGTCCGCTGCGTCCACGTGGGGAACACCTCCTTCACCCTCGCCTACCGCGTGACCCGCGGCGGCGACCGCGTGGTGCTGGCCGAAGGGCAGACCGTCCAGGTCATGGTGGACCTGGCCACGGGCAGGCCCCGCCCCATCCGGCCCCAGACCCAGGCGTGGCTGCAGTCGCAGGTGTGA
- a CDS encoding CPBP family intramembrane glutamic endopeptidase, with product MDRPGRAPWNPDRTWADPLILTLLLLLAVVSAAGTRGRSRAAAKPAERVQLQGMLADAALASPRVLSTWTALAAPQGRGVEAFVDRDLQGWDRAVLAVHAGERGELDLAADLAGAAPGEVGDLFRAHLAWAYRGQGTPLSRIDAARVRRALGEGYAGWILEARAAARAGGDPAPLEAKAAAWAAPRALGLVAAGLGMGLLFLAGLAFIAFLALFRARPSPHPRFGMSGRALVIVLLAWFATHLLTGQVINLLLLPLPFLRPLFLPLSYGAHAALGLAYLCWAEDLTPADLARRLAPGRHGRALLSGLGFLALAFTAVAAANIALAPVMPHGQPPQKELMEMLARTRGPLAVAMTFLTVAVAAPVFEEVLFRGFLLPWLGERLAARMGPRAGWHLAVVVSGLAFGAMHMQPLGMPTLGTLGIVLGMAYLRTGNLLTSILVHGLWNGGIFLAMRLLV from the coding sequence ATGGACAGACCTGGCCGCGCCCCCTGGAACCCGGACCGGACCTGGGCGGACCCGCTCATCCTGACCCTCCTCCTGCTCCTCGCGGTCGTGTCGGCGGCGGGGACGCGGGGCCGGTCCAGGGCCGCGGCGAAACCGGCGGAGCGCGTGCAGCTCCAGGGCATGCTGGCGGACGCCGCCCTCGCCTCCCCCAGGGTGCTCAGCACGTGGACGGCCCTGGCGGCCCCGCAGGGCCGGGGCGTGGAGGCCTTCGTCGACCGCGACCTCCAGGGCTGGGACCGCGCGGTCCTCGCGGTCCACGCCGGGGAGCGCGGCGAACTGGACCTCGCCGCGGACCTGGCCGGCGCCGCCCCGGGCGAGGTGGGCGACCTCTTCCGGGCCCACCTCGCCTGGGCCTACCGCGGCCAGGGGACGCCCCTCTCCCGCATCGACGCCGCCCGGGTGCGCCGGGCCCTGGGCGAGGGCTACGCGGGGTGGATCCTCGAGGCCCGCGCCGCGGCCCGGGCCGGCGGCGATCCGGCCCCGCTGGAGGCGAAGGCCGCCGCCTGGGCCGCGCCCCGCGCCCTCGGCCTCGTCGCCGCGGGCCTGGGCATGGGCCTCCTGTTCCTGGCGGGGCTCGCCTTCATCGCCTTCCTCGCCCTCTTCCGCGCCAGGCCCTCGCCCCACCCGCGCTTCGGCATGTCCGGCCGGGCCCTGGTGATCGTGCTCCTGGCCTGGTTCGCCACGCACCTCCTCACGGGCCAGGTGATCAACCTCCTCCTCCTGCCCCTCCCCTTCCTGAGGCCGCTCTTCCTGCCCCTCAGCTACGGCGCCCATGCGGCCCTGGGCCTCGCCTACCTGTGCTGGGCGGAGGACCTCACCCCCGCCGACCTGGCCCGCCGCCTCGCGCCGGGCCGCCACGGGCGGGCCCTCCTGTCCGGCCTCGGCTTCCTGGCCCTGGCCTTCACGGCGGTGGCCGCCGCCAACATCGCCCTCGCCCCCGTCATGCCCCACGGGCAGCCCCCGCAGAAGGAGCTGATGGAGATGCTGGCCCGCACCCGGGGCCCCCTGGCCGTGGCCATGACCTTCCTCACCGTGGCCGTCGCGGCGCCCGTGTTCGAGGAGGTGCTCTTCCGCGGGTTCCTCCTCCCCTGGCTCGGAGAGCGCCTCGCCGCCCGCATGGGCCCCCGCGCCGGCTGGCACCTGGCCGTCGTGGTCTCCGGCCTGGCCTTCGGCGCCATGCACATGCAGCCCCTGGGCATGCCCACCCTGGGCACCCTGGGCATCGTCCTCGGCATGGCCTACCTGCGCACCGGCAACCTGCTCACCTCCATCCTCGTGCACGGGCTCTGGAACGGCGGCATCTTCCTCGCCATGCGCCTGCTGGTCTGA